The Daucus carota subsp. sativus chromosome 2, DH1 v3.0, whole genome shotgun sequence genome includes a window with the following:
- the LOC108208866 gene encoding probable serine/threonine-protein kinase PBL7, whose translation MGCFPCLGGSNKQSKKKINSSNNQNNDQADSAADTLETTLNDDVKNEESKKAVDQSVAVQQDTNYKVDRDVRMDAIKATSFTFKELQYATENFKPDNFLGEGGFGKVFKGILKDTAQVVAIKQLDRNGGQGIREFVVEVMTLGSVDHPNLVKLIGFCAEGDQRLLVYEFMPLGSLDDHLHGPRRRPIDWNTRMKIAAGAACGLEYLHDKMNPPVIYRDLKSSNILLGEDYYPKLSDFGLAKVGPTGDDTHVSTRVMGTYGYCAPDYAMTGQLTFKSDIYSFGVLLLEIITGRKAIDFSKRSRDQNLVAWARPLFRDRKKFYQMVDPVLQGQYPVKGLYQALSVAAMCVQEEPSLRPLVADVVKALDYLASQTYDPQTQRVQNSGRPTPSHRPDVNDNEQNVS comes from the exons ATGGGTTGTTTCCCTTGTCTTGGAGGTTCGAATAAACAATCAAAGAAAAAGATTAACAGCAGCAACAATCAAAACAATGATCAAGCAGATTCTGCTGCAG ATACATTGGAAACTACTCTGAATGATGATGTGAAGAATGAAGAGTCCAAGAAGGCTGTTGACCAATCTGTAGCAGTTCAGCAGGACACAAACTATAAGGTTGATAGAGATGTTCGAATGGATGCGATTAAGGCAACATCATTTACCTTTAAAGAATTGCAGTATGCCACAGAGAATTTTAAGCCGGATAACTTTCTTGGCGAGGGTGGATTTGGCAAAGTCTTCAAAGGAATATTAAAGGATACTGCCCAG GTTGTAGCCATCAAGCAACTAGATCGCAATGGAGGGCAAGGCATCAGGGAATTCGTTGTTGAAGTGATGACTCTAGGTTCAGTTGATCACCCCAATCTTGTGAAGCTAATTGGTTTTTGTGCTGAGGGTGATCAAAGGTTGTTGGTTTACGAGTTCATGCCCTTGGGTTCTTTGGATGATCATTTGCATG GTCCTAGGCGGAGGCCTATTGATTGGAATACAAGAATGAAAATAGCTGCTGGTGCAGCATGCGGATTAGAATATCTACATGATAAGATGAATCCTCCAGTAATTTATCGTGATTTGAAAAGCTCTAATATTCTGCTTGGCGAGGATTATTACCCTAAGCTATCTGATTTTGGCTTGGCAAAAGTGGGACCTACAGGAGACGATACCCATGTCTCCACCAGAGTGATGGGGACTTATGGCTACTGTGCACCAGATTATGCAATGACTGGCCAGTTGACCTTTAAATCAGATATATATAGCTTTGGTGTCCTTCTTTTGGAGATCATTACGGGGCGAAAAGCAATTGATTTTTCAAAACGTTCCAGAGACCAAAATCTTGTTGCATGG GCACGACCTTTATTTAGGGATCGGAAGAAATTTTACCAGATGGTAGACCCTGTTCTCCAAGGCCAATATCCAGTAAAAGGGTTATATCAAGCTCTTTCAGTTGCTGCAATGTGTGTACAGGAGGAACCTTCACTGCGGCCCCTTGTAGCTGATGTCGTAAAGGCTTTGGATTACCTTGCTTCACAAACATATGATCCTCAAACTCAACGGGTTCAGAACTCTGGCAGGCCCACGCCATCTCATAGACCTGATGTGAATGACAATGAACAGAATGTTAGTTGA